Proteins from a genomic interval of Marmoricola sp. OAE513:
- a CDS encoding acyltransferase → MTETATPHVRTSGRLSGLDGVRGLLAVAILVAHTTGLLTPATAEKLHLGLLAQSVIAFFALSGFLIFLPFCRSLVTARPLPNLRSYGLHRLFRVYPGYLVIFLVANFVLGAVFVQNVFVAETTRSDAGTGRMTSPAEVLLHLTLAQTFVPSQLQTGLNVAWTLTAELGFYVIVPLLALGAARLARRTGPVTAVLALPVGLMVLVGWATKGYLQHVDATSAKELQEISFGPHPVAVLTESTLTYADVFGFGMAACLVFVLIENGRLGGLRGTRLWLGSLPLLVVFTVLSLAALSAHSVLASAFLAVAGGILLVLITEPVARGDRSRLGDLLDVRPVKYLGTISLSFYLWHFPVLMLVTRWGWFGPDTVPGAAWNVGLVTAITLALGSITYRFVEYPAMQLGRRLSRKAPPS, encoded by the coding sequence ATGACTGAGACCGCCACGCCGCACGTCCGGACCAGCGGCCGCCTCAGCGGCCTGGACGGCGTCCGCGGCCTGCTCGCCGTCGCGATCCTGGTCGCGCACACCACCGGCCTGCTCACCCCGGCCACGGCGGAGAAGCTGCACCTGGGGCTGCTCGCCCAGTCGGTGATCGCGTTCTTCGCACTGTCCGGCTTCCTGATCTTCCTGCCGTTCTGCCGGTCGCTCGTCACCGCGCGGCCCCTGCCGAACCTGCGGTCCTACGGCCTGCACCGGCTGTTCCGCGTCTACCCCGGTTACCTGGTGATCTTCCTGGTCGCGAACTTCGTCCTCGGTGCGGTGTTCGTGCAGAACGTGTTCGTCGCCGAGACCACCCGTTCGGACGCCGGCACCGGACGAATGACCAGCCCGGCCGAGGTGCTGCTGCACCTGACCCTGGCGCAGACGTTCGTGCCCAGCCAGCTGCAGACCGGTCTCAACGTCGCCTGGACTCTGACCGCCGAGCTGGGTTTCTACGTGATCGTGCCCCTGCTGGCGCTGGGCGCCGCGCGGCTCGCCCGTCGTACGGGCCCGGTCACCGCGGTCCTGGCGCTGCCGGTCGGGCTGATGGTGCTGGTGGGCTGGGCGACCAAGGGGTACCTGCAGCACGTGGACGCGACCTCGGCCAAGGAGCTCCAGGAGATCTCCTTCGGCCCGCACCCGGTCGCCGTGCTCACCGAGAGCACCCTGACGTACGCCGACGTGTTCGGCTTCGGGATGGCGGCGTGCCTGGTCTTCGTGCTCATCGAGAACGGTCGGTTGGGCGGGCTGCGGGGCACGCGGTTGTGGCTGGGGAGCCTGCCGCTCCTGGTGGTCTTCACCGTGCTGTCGCTGGCTGCGCTCTCGGCGCACTCCGTGCTCGCGAGCGCGTTCCTCGCGGTCGCGGGCGGCATCCTGCTGGTGCTCATCACCGAACCGGTGGCTCGCGGCGACCGGTCCCGGCTCGGCGACCTGCTCGACGTACGGCCGGTGAAGTACCTGGGCACGATCTCGCTCAGCTTTTACCTGTGGCACTTTCCGGTGCTGATGCTGGTGACGCGCTGGGGGTGGTTCGGTCCGGACACGGTCCCCGGCGCCGCGTGGAACGTCGGCCTGGTCACGGCGATCACCCTGGCACTGGGGTCGATCACCTACCGGTTCGTGGAGTACCCCGCGATGCAGCTGGGGCGTCGGTTGTCCCGGAAGGCACCTCCCTCATGA
- a CDS encoding glycosyltransferase: MTRVPVAIAHDYLTQRGGAERVVLAMARAFPGAPIYTTVYEPDGTYPEFADLDVRVTPLNRVGFFRRHHRAALPFYAPVVGATTIDADVVVASTSGWAHGFRTSGTSVVYCHSPAHWLYQGEDYLGRRSPVARIAMFFLGRPLRWWDKRAARRADVYLANSTEVAGRIQQHYGRSAEVVPAPVPQRIAYAAENPDGPAHQPAPGFYLCVSRLLPYKHVAAVVEAFAAEPDKRLVVVGNGPLEGPLKEVATSNVQFLKDISDADLTRLYHDSRALVAVAYEDYGLTPIEAAATGTPCIVLRWGGYLDTMVEDLTAVFVDEPSPTALRDGIARFEARTWDPEAIKEHAEAFTEEVFTARLTEIVKRAAVS; the protein is encoded by the coding sequence ATGACCCGGGTACCGGTCGCGATCGCCCACGACTACCTCACCCAGCGCGGCGGGGCCGAGCGAGTCGTGCTGGCGATGGCGCGCGCGTTCCCCGGGGCGCCGATCTACACGACGGTCTACGAGCCCGACGGCACCTACCCGGAGTTCGCCGATCTCGACGTCCGGGTGACCCCGCTGAACAGGGTCGGGTTCTTCCGCCGGCACCACCGGGCGGCGCTGCCGTTCTACGCGCCGGTCGTCGGGGCGACGACCATCGACGCCGACGTCGTGGTCGCCAGCACCTCGGGCTGGGCGCACGGGTTCCGCACGTCCGGCACGTCCGTCGTCTACTGCCACTCTCCCGCGCACTGGCTCTACCAGGGCGAGGACTACCTGGGCCGACGCTCCCCCGTCGCCCGGATCGCGATGTTCTTCCTCGGTCGGCCGCTGCGTTGGTGGGACAAGCGCGCCGCGAGGCGTGCCGACGTGTACCTGGCCAACTCGACCGAGGTCGCCGGCCGGATCCAGCAGCACTACGGCCGCAGCGCCGAGGTGGTGCCGGCGCCGGTCCCGCAGCGGATCGCCTACGCCGCCGAGAACCCCGACGGGCCGGCGCACCAGCCCGCCCCCGGGTTCTACCTCTGCGTCTCCCGGTTGCTGCCGTACAAGCACGTGGCCGCCGTGGTCGAGGCCTTCGCCGCCGAGCCGGACAAGCGGCTCGTCGTGGTCGGGAACGGCCCGCTCGAGGGCCCGCTGAAGGAGGTCGCGACCAGCAACGTGCAGTTCCTCAAGGACATCAGCGACGCCGACCTCACCCGCCTGTACCACGACAGCCGCGCGCTGGTCGCCGTCGCCTACGAGGACTACGGCCTGACCCCGATCGAGGCCGCCGCCACCGGGACGCCGTGCATCGTGCTGCGCTGGGGCGGCTACCTCGACACGATGGTCGAGGACCTGACAGCGGTGTTCGTCGACGAACCGTCACCGACAGCACTGCGTGACGGCATCGCCCGGTTCGAGGCGCGCACGTGGGATCCCGAGGCGATCAAGGAGCACGCGGAGGCGTTCACCGAAGAGGTGTTCACCGCCCGCCTCACCGAGATCGTCAAGCGCGCCGCGGTCAGCTGA
- the nemA gene encoding N-ethylmaleimide reductase produces MSPSDSQSLFQPLTVGAVELPNRILMAPLTRMRATPPGDVPNDLMVEYYRQRSGAGLIVSEGTQISPIGKGYMDTPGIYSEEQVEGWRKVTDAVHAEGGRIAAQIWHVGRVSHESFHDGGLPVSASAVPYRNRATIKGPDGKPLRANCPTPRALSVEEIGGTVEDYRRATVNAREAGFDLVEIHGAHGYLLHQFLSAESNFREDEYGGSMENRARFPLEVVDAVIGAWDASHVGIRLSPQGSFNGLEDNAGLPMGLHLAGELGSRNVAFLHLSEPDWAGGPAIEDEYRHYLRATFGGAIIGAGNYTLAKAQRLLDAGLIDAAAFGRAYIANPDLAERLRTGAELTEPVGATFYGGGAEGYTDYPALAVS; encoded by the coding sequence GTGAGCCCCTCCGATTCCCAGTCCCTGTTCCAACCCCTGACCGTCGGCGCCGTCGAGCTCCCGAACCGGATCCTGATGGCTCCGCTGACGCGGATGCGCGCGACGCCGCCCGGCGACGTCCCGAACGACCTCATGGTCGAGTACTACCGGCAGCGCTCCGGCGCCGGTCTGATCGTCTCCGAGGGCACCCAGATCTCGCCCATCGGCAAGGGCTACATGGACACCCCGGGCATCTACTCCGAGGAGCAGGTCGAGGGCTGGCGCAAGGTCACCGACGCCGTGCACGCCGAGGGCGGAAGGATCGCGGCCCAGATCTGGCACGTCGGCCGCGTCTCGCACGAGTCCTTCCACGACGGCGGCCTGCCGGTCTCGGCCTCGGCCGTGCCGTACCGCAACCGCGCCACCATCAAGGGGCCGGACGGCAAGCCGTTGCGGGCGAACTGCCCGACCCCGCGGGCGCTGAGCGTCGAGGAGATCGGCGGCACCGTCGAGGACTACCGGCGGGCGACCGTGAACGCGCGCGAGGCCGGGTTCGACCTGGTCGAGATCCACGGCGCCCACGGCTACCTGCTGCACCAGTTCCTCAGCGCCGAGAGCAACTTCCGCGAGGACGAGTACGGCGGCTCGATGGAGAACCGAGCACGGTTCCCGCTCGAGGTGGTCGATGCGGTCATCGGAGCCTGGGACGCGAGCCACGTCGGCATCCGGCTCTCCCCGCAGGGGTCGTTCAACGGTCTCGAGGACAACGCCGGTCTTCCGATGGGCCTGCACCTGGCCGGAGAGCTCGGCAGCCGCAACGTCGCCTTCCTGCACCTCTCCGAGCCTGACTGGGCCGGCGGTCCGGCGATCGAGGACGAGTACCGGCACTACCTGCGCGCCACCTTCGGCGGCGCGATCATCGGGGCCGGCAACTACACGCTGGCCAAGGCGCAGCGCCTCCTCGACGCCGGCCTCATCGACGCCGCCGCTTTCGGGCGCGCGTACATCGCGAACCCGGACCTGGCCGAGCGGTTGCGCACCGGCGCCGAGCTCACCGAGCCGGTCGGCGCGACCTTCTACGGCGGGGGCGCCGAGGGCTACACCGACTACCCGGCGCTGGCGGTCAGCTGA
- a CDS encoding DEAD/DEAH box helicase: MAETRRRRSGARRPAQSAPARNGNRARRDDVGLIPQLARAVREVEAAVGRRSVDPFVRTKFQVVALLAREERLRIKTDTELSESKRGEELKRLDGIATILAQTAARDSRLFELLDENAMITDAAKALIRELKTKGGLEVAEEDEVVEEDDETPPAPVERRVVPQAVISRQLANPFLVPDFAAAARNKSRHSELARWELLGPLFRSFEEANDGGIACMPLPAPIPIKVPEGLELMLHQAGTISAAAAGHRSFLLADEPGLGKTAQALLAAQAANAYPLLVVVPNVVKTNWAREAERWTPRHPATVIHGDGDTIDGWADIIIVNYEVLDRHVGWLQDLGFKGMVVDEAHFIKNKTSQRSQHVLEIAASIRARMSRPLLMALTGTPLINDIDDFRAIWQFLGWIDDRKPLGALMDALEENGLTPLDPGFFPSARRAVIDQGIVRRRKIDVAQDIPERRIADMPIELDGEAGRSIRAAEAELTARLVHRYDSALATRRSGPELLEGGIDHELVHRVAVWEREDTDESTGENVFGLMRRIGQAKAELAADYTAQLARNVGKVVFFAKHVDVMDTAEELFAKRGIKYSSIRGDQTPKVREKNIEAFLKDPDVAVIVCSLTAAGVGINLQVASNVVLAELSWTAAEQTQAIDRVHRIGQDQPVTAWRVIAAQTVEARIADLIDSKAGLAARALDGSEEDVTSSADLQTEAMVGLLTAALEARGNTGG; encoded by the coding sequence TTGGCTGAAACCCGTCGCCGACGTTCCGGCGCACGTCGTCCTGCCCAGTCGGCGCCGGCGCGCAACGGCAACCGCGCCCGGCGCGACGACGTCGGGCTCATCCCGCAGCTCGCCCGCGCCGTGCGCGAGGTGGAGGCGGCAGTCGGCCGCCGGTCGGTCGACCCGTTCGTGCGCACCAAGTTCCAGGTCGTCGCCCTGCTCGCCCGTGAGGAGCGGCTGCGGATCAAGACGGACACCGAGCTGAGCGAGTCCAAGCGCGGCGAGGAGCTCAAGCGCCTCGACGGCATCGCCACCATCCTGGCGCAGACGGCCGCCCGAGACTCCCGGCTCTTCGAGCTGCTGGACGAGAACGCGATGATCACCGACGCCGCGAAGGCCCTGATCCGCGAGCTCAAGACCAAGGGTGGCCTGGAGGTCGCCGAGGAGGACGAGGTCGTCGAGGAGGACGACGAGACGCCTCCCGCTCCGGTCGAGCGTCGGGTCGTCCCGCAAGCCGTGATCTCGCGCCAGCTGGCCAACCCGTTCCTGGTCCCCGACTTCGCCGCCGCGGCCCGGAACAAGAGTCGGCACAGCGAGCTCGCCCGCTGGGAGCTGCTCGGACCCCTGTTCCGCTCCTTCGAGGAAGCCAACGACGGCGGCATCGCCTGCATGCCGCTCCCCGCCCCGATCCCGATCAAGGTTCCCGAGGGGCTGGAGCTGATGCTGCACCAGGCGGGCACCATCTCCGCCGCCGCAGCCGGGCACCGCAGCTTCCTGCTCGCCGACGAGCCAGGTCTGGGCAAGACCGCCCAGGCACTGCTCGCCGCGCAGGCCGCGAACGCCTACCCGCTGCTCGTCGTGGTCCCGAACGTCGTGAAGACGAACTGGGCCCGTGAGGCCGAGCGCTGGACGCCTCGGCACCCGGCGACCGTGATCCACGGCGACGGCGACACCATCGACGGCTGGGCCGACATCATCATCGTCAACTACGAGGTGCTCGACCGGCACGTCGGCTGGCTCCAGGACCTCGGGTTCAAGGGAATGGTCGTCGACGAGGCGCACTTCATCAAGAACAAGACCTCGCAGCGCTCCCAGCACGTGCTCGAGATCGCCGCCAGCATCCGCGCGCGGATGTCGCGGCCGCTGCTGATGGCGCTGACCGGGACGCCGCTGATCAACGACATCGACGACTTCCGGGCGATCTGGCAGTTCCTCGGCTGGATCGACGACCGCAAGCCGCTCGGCGCCCTGATGGATGCGCTCGAGGAGAACGGCCTGACGCCCCTGGACCCGGGCTTCTTCCCCTCGGCGCGGCGTGCGGTCATCGACCAGGGCATCGTCCGGCGTCGCAAGATCGACGTCGCCCAGGACATCCCCGAGCGTCGGATCGCCGACATGCCGATCGAGCTGGACGGGGAGGCCGGTCGCTCGATCCGGGCCGCCGAGGCCGAGCTGACCGCCCGCCTGGTCCACCGCTACGACAGCGCGCTGGCCACCCGTCGCTCCGGCCCGGAGCTGCTCGAGGGTGGCATCGACCACGAGCTCGTCCACCGCGTCGCCGTCTGGGAACGCGAGGACACCGACGAGTCGACCGGGGAGAACGTCTTCGGCCTGATGCGCCGGATCGGCCAGGCCAAGGCCGAGCTCGCCGCCGACTACACCGCGCAGCTGGCCCGCAACGTCGGCAAGGTGGTGTTCTTCGCCAAGCACGTCGACGTGATGGACACCGCCGAGGAGCTCTTCGCCAAGCGGGGCATCAAGTACTCCTCCATCCGCGGCGACCAGACCCCCAAGGTGCGCGAGAAGAACATCGAGGCGTTCCTCAAGGACCCCGACGTCGCCGTGATCGTCTGCTCGCTGACGGCCGCCGGCGTCGGCATCAACCTGCAGGTGGCCTCCAACGTCGTGCTCGCCGAGCTGTCCTGGACCGCGGCCGAGCAGACCCAGGCGATCGACCGGGTGCACCGGATCGGTCAGGACCAGCCCGTCACCGCTTGGCGCGTGATCGCCGCCCAGACCGTCGAGGCCAGGATCGCCGACCTGATCGACTCCAAGGCCGGTCTGGCCGCCCGCGCGCTGGACGGCTCGGAGGAGGACGTCACCTCCTCGGCCGACCTGCAGACCGAGGCGATGGTCGGACTGCTGACCGCAGCCCTGGAAGCCCGTGGAAATACCGGCGGGTAA
- a CDS encoding SRPBCC family protein, producing MGRPMTVSDSVEVAATPEQIWAEVADPSQMPRWSPENTGAPVGAGRPLSVGDVFHGTNKRGPARWTTRCTVTASEPGKVFAFDVLAIGVRTPRLRGRIASWSYTFEPVGSGTRVTETWTDLRKGWPDRVAAVFDKVATRGSLFSDFQRRNIARTLANLKAEFEA from the coding sequence ATGGGACGACCGATGACCGTGAGCGACTCCGTCGAGGTGGCAGCCACGCCCGAGCAGATCTGGGCGGAGGTCGCGGACCCCTCCCAGATGCCCCGGTGGAGCCCGGAGAACACCGGCGCCCCGGTCGGAGCCGGGCGGCCGCTGAGCGTCGGCGACGTCTTCCACGGGACCAACAAGCGCGGCCCGGCCCGCTGGACCACCCGCTGCACCGTGACGGCATCGGAGCCCGGCAAGGTCTTCGCGTTCGACGTCCTGGCGATCGGCGTGAGGACGCCGCGGCTGCGGGGCCGGATCGCGAGCTGGTCCTACACCTTCGAGCCCGTCGGAAGCGGCACCCGGGTGACCGAGACCTGGACCGACCTGCGCAAGGGCTGGCCGGACCGGGTGGCGGCGGTGTTCGACAAGGTCGCGACCCGGGGGAGCCTGTTCTCGGACTTCCAGCGCCGCAACATCGCCCGGACCCTGGCGAACCTGAAGGCCGAGTTCGAGGCCTGA
- a CDS encoding MFS transporter, producing the protein MTVHPTTAPLGADAPTLPKLAIPLICIAQLMATLDVTIVNLALPAIQQDLDLSNAGLAWVIDAYTLAYAGLLLVGGRGGDLFGHRRTLMVGIAMFTASSLLAGLATEAGPLLAARAGQGLGAALATPTTLSLITTLVPAGPRRTRAMVAYGAMAGLGITLGLVLGGVLTEAASWRWVFLVNVPIGLVLLVSAPRVLPETRGVARRVDLLGALTGTAALTTLVYGVIRAGTHHWGEQQSVIALTASLVLLVAFVLVEMRVTEPTLPLWLLRHRVRLGAYLVAALLFGCLYPSFFLLSRALQDVLDLGPIGAGLRFLPIGVGVLVFAIAARKVMLRTGARVLVLGGTLATTAGAGATIFLERDTGYATFLLPALIGLGAGVGTTFVANSALAMTDVPDRDTGIASGLLSTFSAIGGTIGVAALASVAAARTENGCASFRTRPPRTPPSTPCSTASGSDWPSRPRWPRPPCSWSW; encoded by the coding sequence ATGACCGTCCACCCGACGACCGCGCCCCTGGGCGCGGACGCACCGACCCTGCCGAAGCTCGCGATCCCGCTGATCTGCATCGCCCAGCTGATGGCGACGCTCGACGTCACCATCGTGAACCTGGCCCTGCCGGCCATCCAGCAGGACCTGGACCTGTCGAACGCCGGGCTCGCGTGGGTGATCGACGCCTACACGCTCGCCTACGCCGGACTGCTGCTGGTCGGCGGCCGCGGGGGTGACCTGTTCGGCCACCGGCGCACGCTGATGGTCGGCATCGCGATGTTCACCGCGTCCTCGCTCCTGGCCGGACTGGCCACCGAGGCGGGCCCGCTGCTCGCGGCGCGGGCGGGGCAGGGCCTCGGTGCTGCGCTGGCGACCCCGACGACGCTGTCCCTGATCACCACGCTGGTGCCGGCCGGACCGCGGCGAACCCGCGCGATGGTCGCGTACGGCGCGATGGCCGGCCTCGGGATCACCCTCGGCCTGGTCCTCGGGGGCGTCCTCACCGAGGCCGCGTCGTGGCGCTGGGTGTTCCTGGTCAACGTGCCGATCGGCCTGGTCCTGCTGGTCAGTGCGCCGCGCGTCCTCCCGGAGACCCGCGGGGTCGCCCGCCGCGTGGACCTGCTCGGCGCGCTGACCGGTACCGCCGCCCTGACCACGCTCGTCTACGGCGTGATCCGCGCCGGCACCCACCACTGGGGTGAGCAGCAGTCGGTGATCGCGCTGACCGCCTCGCTCGTGCTGCTGGTCGCCTTCGTCCTCGTGGAGATGCGGGTGACCGAACCGACGTTGCCGCTGTGGCTGCTGCGGCACCGGGTCCGTCTCGGCGCCTACCTGGTCGCCGCGCTGCTGTTCGGCTGCCTCTACCCGTCGTTCTTCCTGCTGTCGCGCGCCCTCCAGGACGTTCTCGACCTCGGGCCGATCGGGGCCGGACTGCGGTTCCTCCCGATCGGTGTCGGAGTCCTGGTGTTCGCGATCGCGGCCCGGAAGGTCATGCTCCGCACGGGAGCACGGGTGCTCGTCCTCGGCGGGACCCTGGCGACGACGGCCGGTGCCGGCGCGACGATCTTCCTCGAGCGCGACACCGGCTACGCGACCTTCCTACTGCCCGCGCTGATCGGGCTCGGCGCGGGCGTCGGCACGACCTTCGTGGCGAACTCGGCACTCGCCATGACCGACGTGCCCGACCGGGACACCGGCATCGCATCGGGCCTGCTGAGCACCTTCTCGGCGATCGGCGGCACCATCGGCGTCGCGGCGCTGGCGTCCGTCGCGGCGGCCCGGACCGAGAACGGGTGCGCGTCCTTCCGTACCCGCCCGCCCCGAACGCCGCCCTCGACGCCCTGCTCGACGGCATCGGGGTCGGACTGGCCATCGCGACCGCGCTGGCCGCGGCCGCCGTGCTCGTGGTCCTGGTGA
- a CDS encoding Ig-like domain repeat protein: MKRLFYVALATVFLVFGIEVLPTQAATTGGPFGPRVSLVGSVIPLFDKNDGAPSAGLGGRLFFAGRDARGLGSELWATDATGTGTRLVKDIRPGAEGSGPGNFIRFKNRVYFTAYDGAEAEWWVTDGTTAGTRRFVDFSPGTSSNPGRPVVAGNQMFFAATTAASGRELWVTDGTAAGTRLVKELGAGDVGVGIYGLTAFGTKVVFGGYQAGVAKAFVSDGTVAGTGRLDTTGPGVQVGALGFTVLGDQVLFSAEGSAAGDELWSSRGVVGDAQLFKEFVPGTSGGAPRSLVRLGSSVIFTVTTPGIGRELWSTDGTVGGTVPLRDIWPGSDGGDPSNLVRSGSSVYFSARTSSDDHELWTTDGSTAGTRRVADIRVGASGSYPFVVAAGGTRVLLSANDKITGGEPWVSDGTAAGTKRLGDFWPGELGSDPILVGMLGGTALFRVNTAEESYRLAAYTLPVARLKASPKKSYARSDAARKKIRIRVTVAGAGGVPTGRVALYKGSKRVGSATLSGGAAKVRITTKLRRGKHTLVVRYGGSLWAQSNSSVPFRIRVR, translated from the coding sequence ATGAAGAGGCTGTTCTACGTCGCGCTCGCGACGGTGTTCCTGGTGTTCGGGATCGAGGTGCTGCCGACCCAGGCGGCGACGACGGGCGGGCCGTTCGGGCCGCGCGTGAGCCTGGTCGGATCGGTGATACCGCTGTTCGACAAGAACGACGGAGCGCCGTCGGCCGGCCTCGGAGGTCGTCTGTTCTTCGCGGGCAGGGACGCCCGTGGTCTCGGCAGTGAGCTCTGGGCCACCGACGCGACCGGCACAGGCACCCGGCTGGTCAAGGACATCAGGCCGGGGGCGGAGGGGTCGGGGCCCGGGAACTTCATCCGCTTCAAGAACCGGGTGTACTTCACGGCCTACGACGGGGCCGAGGCCGAGTGGTGGGTCACCGACGGCACCACGGCCGGTACGAGGCGCTTCGTGGACTTCTCGCCCGGCACCTCGTCGAACCCGGGCCGACCGGTGGTCGCCGGCAACCAGATGTTCTTCGCTGCCACCACGGCGGCCTCGGGACGCGAGCTCTGGGTCACCGACGGCACCGCAGCCGGGACCCGGCTGGTCAAGGAGCTCGGCGCCGGGGACGTCGGGGTGGGCATCTACGGTCTCACCGCTTTCGGGACCAAGGTCGTCTTCGGCGGCTACCAGGCCGGTGTGGCCAAGGCCTTCGTCAGTGACGGGACCGTTGCGGGCACCGGGCGCCTGGACACCACTGGCCCCGGGGTCCAGGTCGGTGCCCTGGGCTTCACCGTGCTCGGCGACCAGGTGCTGTTCAGCGCGGAGGGCTCGGCCGCCGGCGACGAGCTCTGGAGCAGCCGCGGGGTGGTCGGGGACGCGCAGCTGTTCAAGGAGTTCGTGCCGGGTACGAGCGGCGGCGCCCCGCGGTCCCTGGTGAGGCTCGGCTCCTCAGTCATCTTCACCGTGACCACCCCGGGCATCGGGCGGGAGCTCTGGTCCACCGACGGCACTGTCGGTGGCACGGTCCCGCTCCGCGACATCTGGCCAGGCAGCGACGGCGGGGACCCGTCCAACCTGGTCCGCAGCGGAAGCTCGGTGTACTTCTCGGCACGCACCTCGTCCGACGACCACGAGCTGTGGACCACCGACGGGTCCACGGCCGGCACGCGCCGCGTCGCCGACATCCGCGTCGGGGCCAGCGGTTCGTACCCGTTCGTCGTGGCTGCTGGTGGCACCAGGGTCCTGCTCAGCGCGAACGACAAGATCACCGGCGGCGAACCGTGGGTCAGCGACGGCACCGCCGCCGGGACCAAGCGGCTGGGGGACTTCTGGCCCGGTGAGCTCGGCTCGGATCCGATCCTGGTCGGGATGCTCGGCGGCACCGCTCTGTTCCGGGTCAACACGGCGGAGGAGAGCTACCGGCTCGCGGCGTACACGCTGCCGGTGGCGCGCCTGAAGGCGTCGCCGAAGAAGTCCTACGCGCGCAGTGACGCGGCCCGCAAGAAGATCCGGATCAGGGTCACGGTCGCGGGTGCCGGCGGCGTCCCGACCGGCCGGGTCGCGCTCTACAAGGGCAGCAAGCGGGTCGGCAGCGCCACCTTGAGCGGTGGCGCCGCGAAGGTCCGGATCACCACCAAGCTCCGTCGGGGGAAGCACACCCTCGTGGTCCGGTACGGCGGATCGCTCTGGGCTCAGAGCAACTCCTCGGTCCCGTTCCGGATCCGGGTGCGCTGA
- a CDS encoding nuclear transport factor 2 family protein yields the protein MSPLSDPDVDAWLAAFSACVRARDLDGGRELFASEAVGFGTVTERYEGLDDLVASQWSEVWERTEEFTFLDGDQRWIDGDQAVVAAAWRSVGTDGGGRRTRTGRVTLVLRRQGAAVLALHSHFSMSPGTPA from the coding sequence GTGAGCCCCCTCAGCGACCCCGACGTCGACGCCTGGTTGGCCGCGTTCTCGGCCTGCGTGCGGGCGCGCGACCTCGACGGCGGACGCGAGCTCTTCGCCTCCGAGGCGGTCGGGTTCGGCACCGTGACCGAGCGCTACGAGGGGCTCGACGACCTGGTGGCCTCGCAGTGGTCGGAGGTGTGGGAGCGCACCGAGGAGTTCACGTTCCTCGACGGCGACCAGCGCTGGATCGACGGTGATCAGGCCGTCGTCGCCGCGGCCTGGCGCTCGGTCGGCACCGACGGCGGTGGCCGACGCACGCGGACGGGCCGGGTGACGCTGGTGCTCCGACGGCAGGGCGCTGCCGTGCTCGCCTTGCACTCGCACTTCTCGATGAGCCCGGGCACCCCGGCGTGA
- a CDS encoding NYN domain-containing protein: MSDRVAVYIDFDNVVISRYDNLHGDGAWRSDNARDHRWSPASEDPIDVRLAAAEVDLGAIIDYAASFGAVSLSRAYADWSVPANAAYRKPLVDRSISLVQLFSVSGTKNGADIRLAVDAVEDLVRHPEITHVVFVAGDSDYVPLAQSCKRLGKYVVGIGVAGSTSRALKSACDEYVDYAGLPGVQPPAPAAHPPKKAPAKKAAAKKATAKKAAQKVDPQPDPQQRDATALLVRAIRLRLQKSDEEWIQASDVKSQMQRIDPAFKEKALGFSTFRKFVESRSDQVESRVEGTQQMVRLV, encoded by the coding sequence ATGAGCGATCGCGTTGCTGTGTACATCGACTTCGACAACGTGGTGATCTCCCGCTACGACAACCTGCACGGTGACGGCGCCTGGCGCAGCGACAACGCCCGCGACCACCGTTGGTCGCCGGCGTCGGAGGACCCGATCGACGTCCGCCTCGCCGCGGCCGAGGTCGACCTCGGAGCGATCATCGACTACGCGGCCTCCTTCGGCGCGGTCTCGCTGAGCCGCGCGTACGCCGACTGGTCGGTGCCGGCCAACGCGGCGTACCGCAAACCTCTGGTGGACCGCTCGATCAGCCTGGTGCAGCTGTTCTCGGTGTCGGGGACGAAGAACGGGGCCGACATCCGGTTGGCGGTCGACGCCGTGGAGGACCTGGTCCGGCACCCCGAGATCACCCACGTCGTCTTCGTGGCGGGTGACTCCGACTACGTCCCGCTCGCGCAGAGCTGCAAACGGCTCGGCAAGTACGTGGTCGGCATCGGCGTCGCCGGGTCAACCAGCCGAGCCCTGAAGTCCGCGTGCGACGAGTACGTCGACTACGCCGGCCTCCCGGGCGTCCAGCCTCCTGCGCCTGCCGCGCACCCGCCGAAGAAGGCTCCGGCCAAGAAGGCCGCCGCGAAGAAGGCGACCGCGAAGAAGGCCGCCCAGAAAGTAGATCCGCAGCCGGACCCGCAGCAGCGGGACGCGACCGCGCTGCTGGTCCGTGCGATCCGGCTCCGGCTCCAGAAGAGTGACGAGGAGTGGATCCAGGCCTCGGACGTGAAGTCGCAGATGCAGCGGATCGACCCGGCCTTCAAGGAGAAGGCGCTGGGGTTCTCGACCTTCCGGAAGTTCGTCGAGTCGCGCAGCGACCAGGTCGAGTCGCGGGTCGAGGGGACCCAGCAGATGGTGCGTCTGGTCTGA